CCCATCATCAATTTCATTTCACCGGCATAGCCGCTGCCAAAAATTTCGTAGGCCACCCCGGTCACCTGCCCGTTCTTGCGGGCGCGAAAGACAATCAGCTCCTTGCCTTCGGCATTGACCATGTTCAAGGTATCGGTCACCGGGTTGTTGTCGTGCAACTCATCCGGCAGCACCTGGCTCAGCGAGTTCTGTTTGTCCTCGATGGCCCGCGCCCCGATGTCGTCAAAGGTGATCGCATCAGTGACCGCCAGCAACAAGCCGAAACCCAGACAGAACAGGCCGAGGATCAGGCCGTGCCTGAACATTCTGGCTTGGCTGGCAGCAGCAACAGTTGAATCGGGCGCGGTTTGAGAAGTGGTCATGGTCTGCTGGCGGATTGGTTTGATACCGGTTTAGCAGCTTCCATGCCAATCGCAGCCAGCACCCTGATGCACCATAAAAGACCGATATTCCCGGCCCTTTTGCCCTTATGCCTCGAAAAATAGCCCGCGTTCCTCGCGACAGACCCCTGGCGCACAAATCCGGTGCCTTTTTCACCCCGCCGAATGTCGCAAACGCAACATTAAATTCGTCGCATTTGCTCCGAATCCTTGCTACAAGCGACGCGCAGGCCAATTGCTGCACCGCGGCATGAATCGTGCTATCACCACTAAAACGATTGTCAGAGGAGCTCGTTCATGTCGGCTACACCGCTTGCCAAAGCACGCGCCAAGAAAGCGCAGGAGACCGCACTGCCCCCGGAGGCTTATCGACAGGCAGTCGACCAGGCCGACCTGGCGATTTCGATCACCGACACCAAGGCCAACATCCTGTTTGCCAACGAGGCTTTTACCCGAGTTACCGGCTATGGCAAGGACGAGATTGTCGGCAAGAACGAGGCCGAACTGTCCAATCACACCACACCACCCGAGCTATACAAGACCATGTGGACTGAACTTTCAGCCCAGAAACCATGGACCGGGAAACTGCTCAACAAGCGCAAGGATGGCAGTCTTTATCTGGCCGAACTGGATATTTCACCGGTCATCGACCGCAGCGGCAAGACCACCCATTTTGTCGGCATGCATCGTGACATTACCGAGATGCATCGCCTCGAACGCCTGGTCCGCAACCAGAAACATCTGATCGAATCGGTGGTCGATGCCGCGCCGATGGCGTTCGCCCTGCTCGATCCGACCGGCCGGGTGGTTCTCGACAACCAGGAATACAAGAAACTGGTCACCGACCTGCGGCTCAAGGAGCCTGCCCACACCGTCCTCGACAACCTGTTGCCGACCTGGCGTGAAATCCTCGCCGAGCACCCTCAGGATTGCCTGCTCAACCAGCGCGAGGCCCGTATTGACCGGGCGGCTGGCCGGCCGCGCTGGCTGTCGGTCACTTCCTCGATCATCGACATGCACAGCGATTGCGCCGACAGCTATTTCTGCGCCGCCGGACAGCCCGGCCTGCTCGTCGTCATGACCGACATCACCAATCTGCGCGACGAGCAGGAACGGGCCCGCGCCTCGGCATTACAGGCGGTGCTGGCCGAGGAGGAGCGTACGGCAGCGATTCGCGAAGGTCTGTCGGCGGCGATCTTCCGCCTCGAAGAGCCGATGAACGTCATGCTGTCAGCCATTTCCGTCCTCCAGCGCCGCGACCCGGCCAGTGCGGCGATGCTCCAGGAAGCACTGAGCGGCAGCCGCGAGCATCTCGAAACATTGCGCCAGGTGATCCCGCAAAGTCCGCAGGAGATCATCGTCAGCGTCAACATCAATGAAATCCTGCGCGATGTGCTCGAAGTCAGCACTCCTCGCCTGCTCTCCGCCGGCATCGTCGTCGACTGGCAACCGGCATCGACCCTGCCGCCCCTGCTCGGCCGTCCGCTGCAACTGCGCATGCTGTTCAAGGCCCTGGTGGACAACGCTATCGAGGCGATGAACATCAAGGGCTGGAAGCGCCGCGAACTGTCGCTGACCAGTGCCCTGAAAGACGACTGCATCGTCATCGCCGTACTCGATAGTGGCCCCGGCATCCCGCACGAATGGCGACACAAGGCCTTCGAGCCGTTCTTCACGGTCAAGGGCGGCTGTGGCAAACATATTGGTACCGGCCTCTCGCGCGTCCAGCAGGTGGTGGCCGACCATGGCGGCATCATCGATCTCGACGAAAGCCCGGGCGGTGGTTGTGCCGCCATTGTCGAATTCCGCGTCGACGGCGACCCGATCTGAGAATAACGAACAGCATGCACGAACACACCATTCACCCCCTTAACGACGAGTGCCTGCCGGCAGGCGGATTCTGCCGAACGCACGAGTTGAACATCCAGCTACTGGCGGCACTCTATGCCGTCAGCCGGGTGCTCAGCCGTTCGCTCGACTTCAATGAAACCCTGCGCGATGTCCTGCGCGTCCTGCACGACGAGGCTGGTCTGTCCCGTGGCCTGATCAGTGTGCTCGACCCGGACAGCGGCAAACTCAACATCCACACCATCTACACCCCGGAAGGCCCGATTCTCGACGACAACCAGTACGGTCCGGGCGAAGGCATCATCGGGCTGGTGCTGGAAAGACCACGCACCATCAAGCTGGCACATGGCAGCGACGAACCTCATTTCCTCAACCGCAACGGGGTCTATCAGGCTGACCTGCCCTTCATTGCCGTGCCGATCAAGGTCGGCGGCGACCTCAAGGGCGTTCTCGCCGTCCAGCCGGAAGCCCCTGAGGATGGCCTGCTCGATGAGCGTGCCCAGTTTGTCGAAATGGTCGCCAACCTGATCGGCCAGAGCCTCAACCTGGCCATGTCAATCGCTCAGGAAAAATCATCCCTGCTCGAAGAGCGCGACCTCTTGCGCCGCACCGTCCGCCACCAGTTCGGCTTTGACAGCATGGTCGGCCGTTCGGCGGTGATGCGTCGGGTTTTCGATCAGGCACGCATGGTCGCCAAATGGAACACCACCGTGCTGATCCGCGGCGAAACCGGGACCGGCAAGGAACTGATCGCCAATGCCATCCATTACAACTCGCCACGCGCCCGCAACGCGCTGGTCAAACTCAATTGCGCCGCGTTGCCGGAAAACCTCCTCGAATCCGAACTATTCGGCCATGAGCGCGGCGCCTTCACCGGCGCTGTCGAATCGCGCAAGGGCCGCTTCGAGCAGGCGCACGGGGGCACGCTCTTCCTCGATGAAATCGGCGAAGTGTCGCCCGCCTTCCAGGCCAAGATGCTGCGCATCCTGCAGGAAGGGGAATTCGAGCGGGTCGGCGGCAGCAAGACCATCAAGGTCGATGTCCGCATCATCGCAGCGACCCATCGCGACCTCGAAACCGCTGTCGAAATGGGCGATTTCCGCGAAGACCTTTTCTACCGGCTCAACGTCATGCCGCTCTTCCTGCCGCCGCTGCGCGAACGTATCGAGGACATCCCGGAAATAGCCCGCCACCTGCTGACCAAGATTGGCAACGATCAGAAGCGCCGGCTCAAGCTGACCGACATGGCCAATCGCCGGCTGGCCAGCCACGAATGGCCGGGCAATGTACGCGAACTGGAAAACTGCCTGGAACGTGCGGCGGTACTTTCCGAAGACGGCAATATCGACGTCGATCTGATCCGCTTCCCGAGTGCCCGCGAACGCAGCAGCCCGCGCCCCTTGCGCACCGTGTCACCGATGGCCAGCCCAAGCGCCGGCGGGGGATCCGAGATCGATATCGACGATCCCAACCTGTCGGAAAAGGAGCGCGTCATTGCCGCCCTGGAGCATGCCGGCTGGGTGCAGGCCAAGGCTGCCCGCATTCTCGGCATGACACCTCGCCAGATTGCCTACCGTATCCAGACACTGAATATCGAGGTCAAGCAATTCTAGTGTGGTGCGGCACACTGGCATCCGCTACCAAAATGCGCTTCAGGGTCGCATTCCTTGTCGCAGAGGTGTAAGTTTGATGGATTGAACCGACCCGACCGCAGTACGCTGAACGGCAACCTCGACCACAGGCCCCATGGCGTGCGAAAGATGATCCATGAAACAATCCGCTGAACGTATCGCGCCGCCCTTTCCTCTTGGCAGCTCGGCGCACTTTGCCGGCCATCCGGAACTACCCGACTACCTCGAAAAGAACTACTGGTGGGCCTACCTGCATCCGGCCGCCGTGCGCTTCTTTGATCGCCCGTGGATGGTTAATCTGATTCTCTGGGGCAACTTCAAGCGGCTGCGCGACCTCGCCCTGGCTGAACTGGACACCCCGATTGACCAGAATGTTCTCCAGATTGCCTGCGTCTACGGCGATTTCACGCCGCGCCTGCTCACCGCCCTCGCTCCCGGCGGCACACTTGATGTCGTCGACGTGGCCCCCATCCAGATCGACAACCTGCGCGCCAAGTTGCAGCCCGACGCGCCGGTTCGCCTGCACCGCCAGGATGCCAGTTGCCTGCATTTTCCCGATGAATCGTTCGAGGCCGTGGTGCTCTTTTTCCTTCTCCACGAGCAGCCCGAGGCGGTGCGCCGCGCCACACTGGCGGAAGCCCTGCGGGTCACCAGACCGGGCGGTCGCGTGATCATTGTCGACTATCACCAACCTCGCCGCCGCAACCCGCTGCGCTACGTGATGGCGCCGATTCTCAAACATCTGGAGCCATTCGCCATGGATCTCTGGCACAACGAGATCGGCAGCTACCTGCCAGCCAGCCGACCCCTTTCATCCTTGACCAAGGAAACCTGCTTTGGCAGTCTCTATCAAAAGGTCGTGATAAGCCGCTAGGCCGGGATATTGGCCGCCCCGGAGCGAGTTGACGGCCTTACCTTGGGCACCGGGCAACAGATGGCTGGATGGATCGGATTGACTGGGAAACACGCCTGGAAATGTGGACTCAGGTGGTATTGACCATCGGTTGCGGGACACGCGCCATCGCTAGAATGGCTGTCGGGGTGAGCCGTCTAACGCATCTGGCGCTTCGCGACGAGCCGGGGTCTCAGGCCGAAGGCAGCTGGCGGCTCGGTGGTTGAACCCTCCGCACCCCCGAACTTGTCGCAAACACGACAATACAAGACATCCCAAGTCATTGATTTAACTGGCTTGAACGCTGGCACTCCCCTTGCAATAGCAAAGCTATCTACAAGGAGAGCCCGATGCCTAAACCGAAAAAACACGTCCTCGTCTGTGTACAGGGCCGCCCCGCCGGACACCCCCGCGGCTCCTGCCAGGAAAAAGCCTGCGGCCAGACCTGGCAGGCCTTTTCGGATGAGTTCACCGCCCGCAACCTGTGGGCCTCGGGCTTCCAGCTGACCAATACCGGCTGCCTCGGCCCCTGCCACCTTGGCCCGAGTGTGCTGGTGTACCCGGAAGGCATCATGTACACCGGCGTCAAGCCGGAAGACGTCGGCGCCATCATCGATGAGCACCTGCTGTTCGATCAACCGGTGGCCCGCCTGCTGGCACCTGCCGATGTCTGGGCCTGACATCATGGAAAAAATTCAATACCAGATCGGCGACATGGTCTTCGCCACCGAAGATATCTTCAACGATGGCGGCATGCCCGGCATCGACGACGAGGACGGCCTGATCGTCCCAACCGGCATGCGCGGCGTGGTGATCCATTTTGGTGTGGCTGAGCTCGACGAAACACGGGAAATTTACCTGGTTCAGTTCGAAAACGGTCCGGACGGCAGCCTGGGAGCCCCGGTTGGCTGCCTGCCGGAAGAGCTGACGCAGGAAGAATCCGTCATCGCCTGAGGAACAGTCATGGCTAAAATCGGAATCTTCTTCGGCACAGATACCGGACGCACCCGGCTGATCGCCAAGCAGATCGCCAAAAAACTCGGCGACGCTGCCGATCCACCGGTCAATATCGGGCGGACGACGCTCTCCGGCTTTCTTGCCTACGATGCGCTGATCCTCGGCAGCCCGACGCTCGGTGATGGCGAATTGCCCGGACAGTCGGTCGGCCTCAGTCAGCCCAGCTGGGAGGAGTTCCTGCCGCAATTGGCAGAGTCCGATCTGTCCGGCAAGGTCATCGCCATTTTTGGTCTTGGCGACCAGAAGAAATATCCGGATGAATTCGTCGATGCCATCGGCCTCATCCACGATGCGCTGGTCAGTCGCGGCGCCCGTGTGGTCGGCCGCTGGCCAATAGCCGGTTATGAATTCGCCGGCTCGCAGGCGGTCGATGGCGACGAATTTCTCGGCCTGCCCATCGACCAGATCAACCAGCCGGTCCTCACCGAAGCGCGCATCGACGGCTGGCTGGCACAAATCGAAGCGGAGCTAATGCCATGAACGCCAACCCCTGGGCAGCCCCTAAATCCCGCGAAATCCGCCGCGTCCTCGTGTCGCTCGACGAACGTATCGCCAAGGCCTGCGATATCGAGCCCGATGCCGGCCAGGACCCGCACATCGTCACCCTGCGCCACGCCGAAATCGCCACCCTGCGCGCTCATGTATACCTCCATGGTCAGCGCACCGGCACCTACGGCATCTTTTACGAATTCCCTCACCCGGTGCCAGGTATCCTGGAAAGCGAAGAAAACCTCCCCCTACCGCAGGTGCTGGCCAGCCTGGCTTTGCACTTTGATGCCTGAATGGTATACCTCAGCCCATGCGCCAGCCCCGACTCTTCCCCCTACTGCTCTCGCTCCTCGCCCTGCCGGCCTGGGCTGACGAAGTTCAGGTCGCCGTTGCGGCCAATTTCACGGCCCCGATGCAGCAGATCGCCGCCCAGTTTGAAAAAGACACTGGTCACAAGGCAACGCTGGCCTTCGGTGCCACCGGAAAGTTCTACGCCCAGATTGCCAACGGCGCACCCTTCGACATTTTTCTGTCAGCTGACGACGAAACCCCGGCCAGACTGGAAAAAGAAGGACAGGCCGTGGCTGGCAGCCGCTTCACTTACGCCATCGGTCGCCTCGCGCTGTGGTCGGCACAAACGGATAAGGTTGATGACAAGGGCGAAGTGCTCAAGAGGGCGGATATTGCCCACCTCGCGCTGGCCAATCCGAAAACAGCCCCCTACGGCGCCGCTGCCATCGAAGTCATGCAGAAAAAAGGCCTGCTGTTGGCACTCCAGCCAAAATTCGTCCTGGGTGAAAATATCTCCCAGGCGTACCAGTTTGTCGCCAGCGGCAATGCTGAAATCGGCTTCGTCGCACTCTCGCAAATCTGGAAAGATGGCAAACTGACCGGCGGCTCGGCCTGGATCGTACCGGCCAGCCTGCATGAACCGATCCGGCAGGACGCCATCCGGCTCAATCAAGGCCGTGACAAGCCAGCAGCTAGTGCCCTGCTCACCTATCTGAAGAGCGAAAAAGCCAGGGTGATTATCAGATCATACGGTTACGACCTGTGAAGATCGCCATCGCCACCCAAGGGTTCACTACCGTCAGCAGCCACGCCGGACAGACGCGCCAGTGGCTCCTCTACAATCTGTCCGAGCACCGTGCCAACCAATTACTGCCAGCGCCGACACGGATTGACCTCGACAATAACCAGGTACTGCACGTTTTCGCGGACGATGCCCCGCACCCGCTCGATGGCGTCGACCTCGTCGTCGCTGCCAGCGCCGGCGACGGCTTCATCCGGCACATGAAAAAGCGCGGCACCGAGGTTCTGCTCACCGGCGAAAGCGACCCCATCCTCGCCATCACCAAAATCCTGGCCGGCGAAGCCCTGCCCGCCCCCCACTTCGACATCACCCTGGCGCTATGCAAAGTGCGCGACCTGTTATCGCGACACTAGGCCGGGAACCATGACAGCTTGAGCAACAAGGGTTGAATGGCGGCTGGGTGCCATTCACAGTCAGCAGTGACAAAGCCAACGCCATGGCGCTAATCCAAGCCAAAGCGGCCTTTCGGTTTACCATACCCCCATCAAGTTTAAAGAAAGGTGCAGGGCACCGTGTGTCCGCTATATGGGCAGTAGTTTAATGTTGGTCATAGTCGCTCTTGTACTAGTTGTCCTGAACGGCTTTTTTGTTGCCGCAGAATTCGGTCTTGTAAAACTCCGACAAAGTCGAGTGAAGGCCATTGCAAAGACATACGGCTGGCGCGGCCGCATTCTGGCCAAGGTTCATCAGGACCTTGAAGCCTACCTCTCTGCCTGTCAGCTTGGAATTACGCTTGCATCACTTGGTTTGGGCTGGGTAGGCGAACCGGCGTTCGCAGATTTGCTGCGCCCCTTCCTCACTGCGATAGGTGTCGCAGGAGAGGAATTGGTTCACGGCATTGCCTTTGCCATTGCCTTCTTCATTATTTCCTACCTGCACATCGTCGTCGGTGAACTTGCACCGAAATCCATGGCCATCCGCATTACCGAGAAAGTTGGACTTTGGACGGCGCCCGGACTCTATGCCTTTTACTGGGCTATGTATCCAGCAATCTGGGTGCTGAACCACAGCGCCAACTGGGTTCTGCGCAAGGTCAATCTGGATGTTCATACCGGCCACGACAGCCACTACTCGGCCGAGGAGTTAAAGGTCATTCTCCGCTCATCAAGGGCAGACGCTGACTTCACTGGGGATGAGTGGAGAGTCTTGGCACAGGCGCTCGATTTCCGAGACCTGGAGGTAGCCGATTTAATGCGGCCATTCAATGAAGCCGTTCCGCTATCGGAAATGGATGACATTGAGACAAGTCTGGAGAGGATTGTTCAGCATCGCTTCAGCCGCTATCCATACCTGGCAGAAGACGGTCACGCCAAAGGTGTTGTCCATCTGAAAGACATTTTCATCGCGCTGCGAAAGAACCCTGAACTCGATACGCTTGAGAATTTGGTTCGGCCGGTTGTCGTTGTCACACCGAGTCTTTCTGCCACAGAGCTTTTCCGCCGATTTCGTCTGGGCGCACCACATTTCGCCGTGGTTGCGTACAACGATGGTCAGCCGATTGGCTTCATCACGCTAGATAACTTGCTTGGGGCTTTGGTTGGTGAGATTCGTGACGAGTTTCGCCAGTCACATAATGAGTGGTCAAAGCTGGATGATGGCTCGCTAATTGGAAAGGGTAGTCTGCCTATCTTCACTTTGGAACGTGCATTAGGCATTGATATTGATGAGGCCGGAGTGGACTCGGTGGGAGGACTGATCTTGCAGCAGCTAGGCGATCTACCCGAAGAGGGGCAACGCATATCGTTTCCGCAGTTCGACGCAGTGGTAAAGAAAATGACTGGCCCACGGATTGTACTGGTGCGAATTATTCCAAAGACTGAGATGGCTCTTTAGCTCTCTGGATGTCCGCAACCTGAGCATGTCCGGACACAATATAAGTCGCGATTTGGATGAGACGACTGGCAGTTGATGCCCGATGTCTGCTTGACGGTCCGCGACGATTTATTTACCCAGAATATCCCTGAGCAGCACGATGAATGCGGCGAAAATCGCCAATCCGGCAGGTATGAACGCAATAAGAAGTTCCAGCATTAGACGGATACCTTGTCGGGATTCCAAGGTAATCAGCATATGCCAATGCCACATTTTTTGTAAATATGGCAAACGTAATAGTCCCTGTCGCCCGGCTTAAAGCCCCCTCGCCCATGCCGGACGTAAATGTGCAGCCTCGGGCGATGCAATGGCCGAGCGAACCTGCTGCAGCAGTCGCGCCTTATCAGCCCCGAGCGTGCCCTTGAGGACCAGCCAGTTCGACGCGTGATCACTACGAAAGACCGTCCGTTTTAATTCCAGCGCCGAGAGAAATTGCTCCATCTCGACGAACAATTCATGCTGATTCAACGGCTCCCAACCAGGAAATCCGGCGCGAAAGCGTGCTTCGCCCTGGGGAAAGCTGACCACCAGGGTGGCCAGGTACTCAGGCTGCGTTGCATTGGCCAGCCGTGCGGAGTTTTGTGCATGCTGCGACGACAGAATCTTGCCGCCCAGACCGTTCAATATCATGACCGAGCGGGTTATACCCGCCGCGCCGAGTTTGCCCAGCGCCTCGCAGGTGGTGTCAAATGTTTCGCCCTTGTCGACGGAAGTCAGCACCTGATCGTCCCCCGACTCGGCACCGACATAGACCATTTTCAGGCCGGCGGCAGCCAGTTCATTGATTTCCGCTTGTGACTTTTTACGCAAATTTCGCGGCAGGCAGTAACTCGAAATCCGCCGAACAGCCGGCATGTAGGTGTGGATGGCTTCAAGGATGCTGATCAGGCGACGGGTCGGCAGGACCAGCGCGTCACCGTCAGCCAGAAAGACGCGGCGGATGTCACCGCCATATCGCTGACCGGTCAGGCGAATGCTTTCGAGAATCTCATCCTCGCCGCGCGCCAAAAATTTCTTCTGCGGCGCTGTGTACATTTCACAAAATGTGCATTTGTTCCACGAACAGCCGTCGGTAACCGGCAATATAAGCGACTCCGCTTCGCTCGGCGGGCGAAAAACCGGCTCGACGTAGCGGATCGGAATCATCAGGCGGCCGCCCTGGCGACAAAGGCTCCCGGCACCGAGGTCGCCTTGCGGACGCTGTAGTCGAAGAACATGATGCCGTGCTTGCCGCGCGCCACTTCACGGCCACTCGCCTTGTCGCTGAGGCGCCAGACGAGGTCGCAGCCATATTTGTTGAAATCATTGGCCGCCATTTCGATGACCAGCGTCTCACCATGGAAAGCTTCGGAGCGATACTGCGCCGCGACATCGGCAACCACGATACCCACACCTTCGACATTGAGTTCGGTATAGCCGAGCGATTTGAAGTAGCGAACCCGCGCCTCGGAAACCAGCGAGATCAGTTGGGCATTATCGAGATGATTCCCGTAGTTGATATGGCCGATATAGATCGGAATTTCGGTGGAAAACGAAAAGGATTCGGGCAGGTCGATTTTGATGCGCGGCATGGTGCGTATGGATTCGTTGGCAAAGACACATTTTAGGGGTTGCGACGTAAAATCGGGAAAACACGGGAGTCTTTCATGAAAACCATCAATCACAACCGCCTCGACCAGGTCGTTCTCGATGCCCGCAAGGCCGCTGACACCCGCGCCGAAGGCTACCGCGAACGCGCCCTGAAGATTTATCCGTGGATTTGCGGCCGTTGCGCCCGCGAATTTACCACCGCCAACCTGCGCGAACTGACCGTGCACCACCGCGACCATAATCACGACAACAACCCCAACGACGGCAGCAACTGGGAATTGCTCTGTCTCTATTGCCATGACAACGAGCACCAGAAGCAGATCGAAGCCGACCGTGGCTACACCGACAGCAGCAAGCGCGGCGGAAGTGCCACGCACAATCCCTTTGCCGCGCTGCAATCCTTGCTCAAGAAGGATTGAGCTGTCCCATGGCCGAACAGCACCATCTTGTCGTCACCACCCGTGGCCGCGGCTCGGTCGACATCACCGATGACATTGCTGCATTGGTCAGGCATGCGGTGGCCAATACCGGTGTCGCCCATGTTTTCGTGCGCCATACCAGTTGCGGCCTGGCCATCACGGAAAATGCCGATACCACCGTTCGTCGCGACCTCGAAACACTGATGCAACGCTGGGCCCCTGATGGTGACCCGGCCTATCGCCACGACCTCGAAGGCGACGACGACATGGCCGCCCACGCTCGCGCCCTGCTCACCGGGGTCTGCCTGACCATCCCGTTTTCCAATGGCCGCCTGCTGCTCGGCACCTGGCAAGGGATATATCTGTTCGAACATCGGGCGCAGGGACATCAGCGCGAAATCATCGTTACCCTGACGGCCTGATTAGAGAAAATTTCGCTAGGGAATTGCCCAGGCGAATTCTGTCGCTATTTAGTGACAGTGTAAAACAGCGGAAATACCGTGAATTTTCCGGATAGCGGCAAATGCTTGTCGCTATAGAGCGACAGCGATCAGCCGCGTAAAAATATAAATCCGTTAAATATCAATAACTTAATAACTGGCCCGCTACTTGCAATAGCTATGGGGACAACATCGTCGATGAGACCGATCCCATGCCCAGCCAATCAGACACCGCAGCGAATAGCCTTACAACTGTAAAACCGCCGCTTCGGTCAGCCGGTGGCTTCGGCGGTACGGGCTGAGCACATTTTCAGCCTTTGATCGCCATCACGACAGCAAAACCCGAGTAAACACCGGAGCACAGACACATGACAGACAAAGCGGCAAGCCTCTTCCCGGCCACCAGTCTGATACGCCATATCAGCCTGGCCAAGTTGCTTCCATTTTTCAGAAAAGGAAACATCCAGGATTCACTGTCGCCACAACTCGGTTCGTCAGTGTTTTCACTGCCTGATTATTCAGCACACTTCGTCGCTGAAGACGACATTTGCCCCCTGGTCGAAGCGGAAGTTTTCATGCTCTTTGGCCGGAAGAGTGATGCTGAGAAAGCGCTGGCCTCTGGTTTGAAATCAGGTCGCATCACCGCCAGGGCATACTTGCGCTTCTGGTCAGAACAGGCCGCCAAGCGGGCCTAAGCATGTCAATCGGTATGCCCTTACGCTGCCCTGCCCGCCAACCGCTTGCGTACCGCGGTCGTCGCCAGCATGCCGCACAAGGCCAGGACGCCCGCCAGCACACCAACTGCCGCGTCAAGCAGCAGCGATATCGGCGCACCCATCACACCAGCCATCCCGGCAACCTGCTCGATACCATGATGAACGGGCGGCATGCCGTGCGACAAAATCCCCCCGCCGACCAGGAACATTGCCGCCGTACCGACGATGGTCAGAGTCTTCATCAGTTTCGGCGCGGCCAGCAGCAGCCCTTTGCCGACAG
The DNA window shown above is from Dechloromonas sp. HYN0024 and carries:
- a CDS encoding secondary thiamine-phosphate synthase enzyme YjbQ — protein: MAEQHHLVVTTRGRGSVDITDDIAALVRHAVANTGVAHVFVRHTSCGLAITENADTTVRRDLETLMQRWAPDGDPAYRHDLEGDDDMAAHARALLTGVCLTIPFSNGRLLLGTWQGIYLFEHRAQGHQREIIVTLTA
- a CDS encoding YajD family HNH nuclease — translated: MKTINHNRLDQVVLDARKAADTRAEGYRERALKIYPWICGRCAREFTTANLRELTVHHRDHNHDNNPNDGSNWELLCLYCHDNEHQKQIEADRGYTDSSKRGGSATHNPFAALQSLLKKD
- a CDS encoding radical SAM protein, with the translated sequence MIPIRYVEPVFRPPSEAESLILPVTDGCSWNKCTFCEMYTAPQKKFLARGEDEILESIRLTGQRYGGDIRRVFLADGDALVLPTRRLISILEAIHTYMPAVRRISSYCLPRNLRKKSQAEINELAAAGLKMVYVGAESGDDQVLTSVDKGETFDTTCEALGKLGAAGITRSVMILNGLGGKILSSQHAQNSARLANATQPEYLATLVVSFPQGEARFRAGFPGWEPLNQHELFVEMEQFLSALELKRTVFRSDHASNWLVLKGTLGADKARLLQQVRSAIASPEAAHLRPAWARGL
- a CDS encoding thioesterase family protein, whose product is MPRIKIDLPESFSFSTEIPIYIGHINYGNHLDNAQLISLVSEARVRYFKSLGYTELNVEGVGIVVADVAAQYRSEAFHGETLVIEMAANDFNKYGCDLVWRLSDKASGREVARGKHGIMFFDYSVRKATSVPGAFVARAAA